The nucleotide sequence aaagaccctgtctccaaatagtGACTTTCGGAGGTCCTAGGGTTAGGACTTCCACACAGGAATTTCGAGGGAACATAATTCAAGCCCTAACAGTGGCCTTAATGGTGGGAGGCAGAAGCCAGGTGAGAGGGTTGAGGGCTGGAGCGTGGGAATCTTTTGGGaccagtggcagagggaggaaggcaggttAAAACCATgacaggggcagggtggggggatgcAGGCTGAATGCTGGAGCGCTGCCTGAGGGGTCACACATGTGCATGCTcgggcacacgcacacacacacgcacctgcACCTTGGAGCCCTTGCCGTTTCTGGCTTGCTAGTGCTTCCGCTCTCCCTGGACCGAGCTGTTCGTGTTCACAGCTTGGAGGTGTTGTATTTATTTGCTTAGTCAGGCCAGGGGGAGTGCTGGGGGCTGTGGCTGCgatggggcagggcggggggatAACCCCCCTTTCCTCCATTCCTGTGCTCAGAATCAAGTGAGTACCATTCCCTGGGACCGAAGGAGCTTACGGTCCCGGCTGCTTGATAAGGCTGACTGGAGAATGTTGCTTACCACGTTCCTTCGAATCTAAGATGCCGTTGAGTGTGAGGTGCACCACGAAGAAAACATCACAGCCAATTCAACTGTGTCACGCCATCTGGTCGGAAGATGCATACCAATTTCCGAGACGTTAACATGTACGAAATGTACAGCTTCGATAATTGAGTTGTGCTGTACTGGGACGAAGTGCCTTTCCCTGCATTAGTCCCACCCGGTCCCAGGCGGATCCAGGACGCGGCAAACTTGCCTCGGGCAGCTCTGCGGGGACCCAGTATCCTGCAGGGTGGGGAGCAGACCAGCGGGCACCCTGCTCTGAGCAGGTGCACCTGCGGGACAAGCCAGGGTCGCCAATTCAAGCAGGTTATCCCATTCAGTGAGTCACTTCTTCCCCAGCGGGCAGGAGGGAGTCAGTTGGGGCCATCTGAGGTGTGGCTCTGTGGAGGGTGGCCTCAGTGGAGGCAGAGGCTGAGGAATAGGGGACCCCCACCAACAGTTCACAGTGCCcacacacagtaagtgctcactaAAAGTACGATTAGCAAGGTGTAAGGCAGCAGGTAGACGTGCTGTATGTGgtcggggagggggggtggatGAACACTCCCGGCAGCAGAACCGCTGTCTGGCCATTCAGGGAACCCCGCTCCTAATCTGTAGCGCACGCTAGGAAGTTAGGACCTCACGGCCTCACGGGGGAGTCAGTTAAGTAAACAGCACAAAAGGCACAGCCATAGGGGTAAATCCTAGGTGTTGTGGGAGTTCAGTGACCCCCCGCCCGACCTAGTCCCTGGGGGGATGCAGGAGGGCGCAGAGTGGGGCAGGGGGGAACCATGAGGTATCTTCACTGCCCTTGCCAAGCATGACTGGGTTCTGGACTCCGCTCTTCCCATCGCCCCCTTCACACCGCCCAGGACTCCGGTCAAACTGCTCACTGTAAGGAGCCCTCTCTCTCAGTCCCTTGGTGCCCTTCGCCATCTTAACTCAGGCTTCTGCCAGGATCTTGAAGGAACCCGGCCGGTCTTCTCAGGGTTCCTCCCTGGTGCCTACCAGCATCTTGCAGGCAGAGTACAGTTATCTCAAGCCTCACTCCAAGTAATGTGCTCTAAGACTGCTCGTGGACGTTGAGGAGAAAAACtagaaaaccaaaatgagatgtTTTCCCATGGCAAgtacctcccaccccctcccagacaGGCTGCactttgccccttcccctcccttgaCAGTCTGCTGGGGCGTGGGGAAGAGCTGAGACACGGGACCTTTGAGTCCCATTTTAAGGGGTGTAGCCGTGGACAgtgtcctccacctccaccctgATGGCTCTTAGCCCTTGGTGGCATGGGGTTCTGAGAGTTAACAGCTGGGGAACTGGGCTCTCCCCAGGATCTCGGTGCCAAGGGCGTCTTCTGGTCTCCACCATCTGTGGATCGGAAGATGCCTACTATAGAGACGGCGAGATCAGCTAAGGGAAAGAGGATGGCGGCAGAGTGTAGAAGGCAGGTGCGGATTACAgcggaggagggagggagtgggggctgggggaactGTCTCATCCTGTGACGGGGGAGGCACCCGAGCCAAAGCAAATTGGATTCCAGACTCCCCtggagcgcagagcccaatgtgacCCCAGTTCTGATCACGCTCTCTTCTAGCATCTCCAAAGCCCCCCATTTCTGAAGCCTCAGGGATGATCTGCTAGTAAAACCTTCAGTACGTGTCATGTTGTATTTTAGGTGCGGGTCAACAGCTGTCAGTGTGTGAAATTCGAGAGGAAAATACTTCCAGAGCTTGTGCACATGTGGGTGCGGAGACAGTTTTCCATCACATGCAAACTCATCGGTGGGAATGGGGAGGGCGGTTCCTTTGAGCTACAAAGTGTGTCTGACGCCGTGAATGGGTGACACTTAGGTGAGTTCCTACCATTCACGCCCCAAGAACTAGCTCTTCGTAAGAATAATTTAACCTCTTTGTAAGGCTGTACAGTTGGAATTCTTTCCACAGGAAGCCCCAGTTAGGGCTTCTGGAAATATCAGGAAGCCTGCAGGGCAAAGAATGAACCTGGTATTTATCGGAACTCTAGGGCCCCTGGTGGCTGCCTCAGGTGAAGAGGAGGACTCGGTGCCCATGTTCCCTTCAACCCAGAGCAACTGTGCTTTTCTTCCGAATACTTCATCTACATGGCAGAGGGTACAAAGTAAATTGCCTCCCGGGGTGAGGCATGTAACAAAGGGAAGCGATCCAGCAGGGGCTGTTTTGAATGGGGAGACGGTTCTCTAGGGAAAGCTGCTCTCAGCTCCAGCTGGCTGTGTTACCAGATCCTATTTTTTGGAGGCTAGCAATCATTTTTGTGAAATCtcacaattttaaaattgtaactAATTTGAAACAACAAAATCCAGTGAATGTATGTCTGTTTGGTTTGTGCGCTGGCAGTAGAATTTAAATTTCCTTTGCGACATCCCAACTCTGTGATAGTTCAGCCCATGCTTTCAATCCTGGGATGGGGAACTCATTACCCTCCACGTCCGCCCCTTATATGGGATGAAAGACTCTCCATCTTCATCACGTGACAGGCACCTATTGGGCACCTGCTCCATACTGCACATGCCCTACACCTGGGTTCATTTAGGCGGTGATGCTAGTGGGATGAAATAGGGCGAGGACGTCTCCGGGTCAAGCAGGTTGGGTCCTAAGTGTTGCCTTGATGCCAGGCTCTTCTTGACACTGCACCAGAGGatgaaggaaaggggagaagccTCAGGTTTGGTGACGAAGTCCCTGGAAACGAGTAACCTTTGTTTCAGAGCTGTCACCGAGcacaggcccctccccacccatcaGTGTCAGCGCCAGGTGAAAGGGCGACACCATGACCCACTCTGCTCTTCCCCCGTTCGGTCCATGTGGATCATTTTCAGTGCAGAATCTTAGGCAGGCAGATCTGCCACAGCTCTGGGACTCTGAGAGGTGAGAAGCACGAAAACTGTATTATCTGTGCTCCTGCTTTGTTCCTGACCAACAAGCCTTGACTCAGTGGGTGCACTACGGATAGCCTAGATTTTGTCCTCCCACGTGTCAATTTCATGTGAACAAAGGTGTCGAGGGAAACCTGCTTGGGATAGGTTACCTATGGCCTGCATGTTGGGGCGAGGGGCCCCTTCTTCAGGTATCAGAGAGATTCTGCTACAGGAGAGGTTTCTGGATCTTCTGAGGGAAGCAGCTGCTCACAGCCCCCCACTCCCACAGCTTCAGCTCCCAGACGGCCTCTAGTCCAGGTAGCGCAGCTTGGAGAggacattaaaaacaaaccaacccacGATTTATTGAAAACGGGTACCTTTCAGTAGCCCTAATTACAACAGCTTAAAAGATGCCATTAATCAGGAACACAATATGCACAAAAGTCTCAGGAAAGGGAGAATAAAACAACTTGAAAGGAATACAGCTGCGATAGGAATGGATTGCTAGGAGGGTCACAGAGCAAAGTGACATGGAGTAGAACACAGAGCCACACGGGAGAACACGGGGCCCTTGAGCGTGGGGCGGGAACTCCTGAGTTTCCGTACTTTTGGACCACATCTCATGATTCGTCAGGGCGGAGGTGTAGGCTGGAGCACAGGGACCATGGGGCGGACTCTGAGTAACTAGCCTATGCCCGGAGCACAGGCCAAACACGTGGAATGAGGCCACCAGGCAATTCACACCTGGCCCCCAGTGAACCCCGTAAGAGGAAGTGCTCTCTGCGAAGTCTGTGGACCTGGCAGGGACCACTGGACCACGGAGAGCTTAGAGATAGTTTCTCTGCAGCTGGTCATGTAAAACCCTAGACTAAACTAAGCCCTAGAATTCTCTTATCCAAATTCCTACCATCTAGAGAGGTAGAGGTGCCAGACGTGGAAGCTGCCTCCAAACCAGTTTTTGGTCTTCGGTAAAGGGATAAATACAAACTGTGGTTCCACAAGTCAGCTTGGAAAAAACTACTGCGCACAGCGGGTGTAAGATCCTGAAGCCCCACTGAGTATCCACCACCGCAGAAAGCAGGGCTGGGGCCGGGCTGAGATGGGCTCTGCTGTGGCTACTGCTGGGACACGTCCCATTCTGCTGTCCTGTCCCCATTTGCACGGTTCCTTCCAGCTTTCTAGGTCTGTCCTGCCATGGCCCAGAGCTCACTGCTTTGACCCTAAAACTCCCAGCCTCAagcaacacagagcagaaatgcCAGATGCAGAGGGTTCTCTGAGGAGGGGGAGCAGGTGGTCTTCCTGGGAACCTGAGGTTCTCTCCCACCACCTCCACTGAAGTAACGGCAGGACGGAGAGGAGGCTGGGTTACAGGAGGCAGACGGCAGCAGCTctgagagcaggaaggagaatTCTGCCAGGAGAGTGACAGGAAGTTTCAACTGCATGGATGCAGCAGGCAGTCAGGTTGGGTGGCGAGAACAGCAAAGCTTAATCTAACCGATGGAGGAGCAGTGTGTCTCCCTGCTTCCCGAATTCTCCCAGAGGAACACCACTCCCTGCTCTGGAACTTCACACTCAAACAAACAGTAAACCTGAAGGGAAGAAGTCTCTTCGGGGTCCCGGAAGTGCCCGCAGAAAGTCCATCCCGTCAAGCTCAGTTTCTTGGGACAGCAGCCTCATTTGTGAGTCCGTATGCTGCTGCAGATCTGGGCAAGGCGGCTCTACAAAGGAAAGGGGCAGGTCACTGAGAGAAAAGGCCACTGGCCACGCGTGCCTGGTAGCCACTTGACAGTCACCTCGGGGACCCTGGATTTGGGGTGGGCATGTCTGAGTGGATCTCAGCCCTCCGCGCTCTAGCTGGATGACAAACTAAGTAACTGTTCTGAATGCCCACTCCTCATCTGAACGTGGGAGTAAAACAAGACCTCAGATGAGCCAGTTGTGCTATGGTGCAGATGAGAGGATGAACGTCACTGGATCTGGGTGGCTAGGTATGTGTGGGCCCTCGACATTGGGCCGTGTGCCCGGGAGGTAACCttcacagacccccccccccagaagggGGGGTCCCATCCACCGCCCGAGATGGTGCTAACTGGACCACGGAGGCCCATCTGACCAAAGCTGAATCCATTTACTTTCCCTCCTGAGAACTGAAGGGGTGACAAGAAGGGGATAGTCAGTGCTGGGTGTCAGAGCAGCGAAGTCGGAGTTGGGAGTGTGGCTGCTGGAAGTCACAAGCAAGCcaatattgaaggagaaggaGCGGGGACCCAGAGCCCCCGGAGGAGGTTCTCTGCcaagagggagggatggaggagcaTCGGAGAAGCGCATGCGTGGGCTTCAGACAGAGAGGCTCCGGGAGCACCAGAATGGAGCTCCACACAGTGCTGTCACTGACGGCCCCATGGCTCCAGAGGCCTGGCTGTTCCACACTGTCTCTGATTCTGCGGGACTCCTTGGAAcgagcccctccctccctccaggaaGCTTCCTTCCCTGGCAGTCAACCACGCCCTTGCATATGGGCACTAACTGCCCAACTGAGGCAGATGTCTGAGTCTGCCGTGGAACTTCTGTGGCAGCAGCCTGGGAGAGACTGAAAGGCAGCATCAGTCCAGGGACGGAAGCGCTGCAAGGTAAGGAGGAGAACAGCTACAATCCCTTGGGGGAAGAAGACAGCACAATACTAAGTGTGAAACCCAGGCGAAAAGACAATCCTAAGTACAGCTGAACTGAGCAAGCGGAGGGTTATGAGACTCACAGAGAGTTTCTTGATGTTTCCCAAGGCCTCTGGGTCCAGCTGAGCGATGTCCATCCTCTGCAAGTCACTAGCCAGCAATCGCATGCTCTGTGTGGAGAGCGGGGTGCGCTCAGTTGCCATGTCCCCCAGGGCAGGACCCCGCACCCAAGGGCCCACTGCCCCAGGGGTCCCCTCTATATCCTGCACTTTGGGCAGGGGGCGTGGGAGCAGGCAAGGCAGTTAGGAGAGGTGCTTGCCCTGAGGAGATAACGACAGCAGTGTTTCTCACTGGCCCGCGGCTGGCCCACCCGGGGACTAAGGGCAGGGACATGAGTTTCGAAGTGCCCTGCAGACACAACTGAGAcacaccttccctccctcccaggagCTGACGTCTGCAACTTGTTCCACTCAGCTCAGGGCAACTGGGCTCAGCCCCCCATCAGAACCCCTCTGGCTTTTCCTGGCAGACACAGCTCATGCTCCCCTTTCTAGAGCACACTCCCTGATGCCGCCTTCCTCTGCACTCCCTTTAGGGCCTCCCTTACTGTCCGTGTCCCGTGCCACCAGACTTGACTGTGAACCTATCTTGACTACTGAACGCATTCTCAAGAGCGGGAAGCACGTTGTCTACGCCCGGGGGGAGCCACCACACAGGTGGGCAAACGTCAGCTGATGAACAAACGGCACACGGAGCCAGGCAAGGAGCCCAGCCTGGGCGAGAAAACTGGTTCTGAGTCCTGCAGAAGCATGCGCATCGGGACCCATGCAACCCAAAGGACTATGGGGTGAGAAGTGGGTGATGGGCCAAGGAAAGAAATGCCCAGGGAGCTGCGCGTGGTGGCCCAGCCGCCCTGAGACGCTCACCTCTCCACCGCCCACCGGCACCGTGAGGAAAATCTCTCTGCTGTCAGCAAGAGGGCTGCCATTCATGGAGACGTTGTAGATCCGCTCTCTGGCTGCTGGGGTCCGCAGGCCCGGGGTCTTGAAGACCCTGTGAAGTGGGAAGAGCTCTGTCAAGATGGCTTGGCAGAGTGAGTGACACAAGGCGCCATGAGCTCTTCCAACCCCCATCTGGCCTCAAGCTGTAGTTTTCAAATCCTGCATTTCTAAGAAGGCGAGTTCTAAATTTAGGGCAAAAAGTCTTTTTAAACAGTAATGACTACACACAGCTGGAGAATGGAGCTTGTAATGATCAAACACGCATCTAGCCAAAGTCAGTTCTTATTCATGGAACTCTTAGGTCCCAAGCTCTGCATGGACAccagtcatccatccatccacagaGCCAGAAATAAACTATGGTTAATGCACTTCCAAGAGTGGCTAAGTGCTTCCAGCAAGAGGAATTTTCCAGGGTCAAAAAAGGAGGATTCAGAGATTACATCATTATATTAATTCCCAAATGAACTTTCTCAAGACAGTTAAAATCCTGCTACCTGATTTTCTCTAAATGTCCTTTGCTTTACGTGCATATGAAAAAACAGTTCAAGAGTGGGAATTAAAAGaagtctttctccctccctctcctcaccccagagattctgacttTCAAATCCTTAATGCCTTCCAGAAACATCCTCTGTATAAACACAAATGGGATCACTTAGGACACGCTGTCATGCAGGACGCTGGGAGGTGCCCACGGCCACGACGCTGCTCCGTCAGCACATAGAGTCGCCTCTTTCTGGCCCCAGAGCATCTCCTGTCTAGTTAACCAGCCGGTGGAAGAGATTAGCTTCCAGCCTGGTCACATCAGTCTCCCCGGCGTGACGTGGTGCCCATCCGCACTCTTACCAAGGGTACAGGAGAGTACCTGCCCATTTTGAAAAAGGCTGAGCAAGAGTCCCTAGAGGCCTCCTAGTCCTCAGAGGCAGAATGTTCTCTGCCTCTCATCAAATAAAGACTTATTCTGCCCCTGAAAACAGGTGAACATACACTTAGGGGAGAGGCAGACGCTCAGAAGCCCAGAAGCTACCCTCTTTCAAGAGGCCTTGCTGGACCAAGGAGCTGTGTTTTCCCACTAGCTCTTCTTAAGGACCGAGGCGAACTGGTGGGCTCCTGTCAGACGCAGGGGCTGCCCCCATTACTCACCTCGAGTCAAACCTGGGGGTCAGGCCTGGGGTTGGCTTCACCATAGACAACTCCAGCCGGCCCACAGCTGGGGTGACAGTGTTATAATGGCTTGACCTGTGGGTAAGAAGTGgccattaggggcgcctgggtggctcaggaggttaaagcctctgcctgcagctcaggtcatggtctcagggtcctgggattgagccccacatggggctctctactcagcagggagcctgcttcctctccccccccccccccgcctctctgcctacttgtgatctctgtcaaataaataaataaaatctcaaaaaaaaaaaagtggccattACGTCCACAGGTCACTCATGGAGGATGCTGACCACGTGGCTACGTCCCAAGCGCCTTGCATACACCAGCTCGTGCAGCCCTCCTGACAACCCGAGACACACAGCTGTGATCCTCGTTTTCAGCCACAGAAACTCGAGCATACCGACTCCAGCAACTtggccaagatcacagagctaatGAAGAGGGAGCCAGAGCTCTGAAGCTGGGCAGAAAGCCTCCAGAGTCCGGCCTCTGAGCCAGACTGACAGAATAGGAGGAAGGAGACAGCTTCTCCACACCCCACGAGCCCCTCAGCCGGAGCTCCTGCCCTCTTGCTAGGCAGCCACCGCTGCCCAGGGAGTGTCCTTCACAGACACACGTCCCAGCCACTACTTTCTAAGCTTCTTGAGATACACCCCCCCATTCCCCATCCCAAATGGTTCAGCAGGGCCCAGCATAATCAGTTCAAGTCCACGGTGATTCTTTACTGATTAGGAAACAGGTGGACCATCTCAAGGAACAACTGTAGGTAGGTGAGTCACTTTGTGACTggccccagggtggggggggggggctctgcacGTGGACTGTCAGGCAAATGCACAAAATATACATTGCTTATGATAGGTTTCTGGTCCTCACTCTTCCTGGtgtgattaaaacaaacaaaaaaaggtgggggaggatAGAGAACATGGGCAGAACTGGAGAACACGTTGGGTCAGATCATTTCTAGAGGCCCCTCCAGCTTGGAGATTCAAGTTCTGCTCGAGCACAGGCCACAAAAACCCTTGCATCCTTTCTCTGCCGTGATGGACGGGGCTCCCCaataaaaccaaaacacacaCGGACATTTGGAAAAGCCGTCACCTTTTGCTTTTGCCTTTCCCTTGTATGGACTGGGTTCTCTTCTTGGATGGAGGACACCTTTTGACCTGGATTCGCAATCAAATGACACTGGGGTTATAAGAAGCCCCCAAAAGGGGAAAGTGAGGGTGGGTAAAGGGTAAGGaaaggaggggatgggggaaatgtGAATTGATGAACATGAGCTCTATCTCCCAGAAGTGCGTGCTGTAAGTAACATGGAACATGGCCAGGGAACTAAGGACGTCCACCGCCTGGGTCTTCAAAGTGGACAGTTTTGACCAAGATTAAAGGTAAATCTCTTAAACTGACTGTAGCCTGGCCGGCCCCCATGACTCCCCCATGCAATGTTGCTGTGAAGGTCACTCAGGCCATCCTGTGGTGCCCAATCTTCCCCACTGCTCTGGCTGTACCTGCACAGGCTGCTGCGTAAGCTCCTCTTTCTAGCTTCCCTTCAGGTACCTGTCCTCAGCCTCCCCCTCCATGCCTTCCCTACACGACTTCATTGATGCCCACACTAGGAGTCAGTGTGCCTCTcaacctcctacttctccctgaACTTCAGGTTGAAATTTCAGAAAAGGATGGACCCCTCAACGTGTCAGGTAATTGGCACCCTGGCTACTTGCCTTCACCCGAACCCAGCACCCTCCTGTGGGCCGCCTTCCATGGATGAAGGGCACCTAAGCTAGAAACGGATCGGGtatccctgcttcctcccttcctccatcagTCCTGctcacatttgtcaaaactatcccttctggggcgcctgggtggctccgtgggttaaagcctctgccttcggctcaggtcatgatcccagggtcctgggatcgagccccgcactgggctctctgctcagcagggagcctgcttccccctctctctctgcctgcctctctccctacttgtgatctctgtctgtcaaataaataaataaaatctttaaaaaaaaaaaaatcccttctctgTGTATAGCATGAGGGCCTCAGTTTAAGAATTACAACAGCCTCCCAATTGGTTTCCTTGTCTCTGGTTTTTCCCCTCGTCCATTTGTCACTCAGTGTGACCAACCTGATGAAATGCAAACTTCTGAGCTCGGCACACAAGGCCATTCATCTTCGGGCCCTCCTGTAGGCAGATCACCCACAGCTTACAGCCCTGTCATCCCCAATGGCTCCCTGTTCTTTAAATGGAACTTGAGGGAACGTTCCTATCTATCTCCTCCTGGGCTTCCCCGCCCTTTCTTCTTCAGCTAGTGAAATCCCCCTCACTTTTAAAAGCCTGGGTGTACCCTAAGCGGGGAGGTAAAATTTGATAGCTTCCTCTTCGGCCTTCTATGTGCTGTGTACCCACTTCTCTGAGGGCTTTCGTATGAGCCATTAAAGTGGTTCTTCTCTGCGAAACAGTGAACTCTGGTAGGTCGGGGTGAGGCACTGGGAGGTTAGGtatttttgtgtttctctgtccCCCGTCAGCTCCCAGCCCCAAACACAAGTGCCTACTTACTCTTGAAGTTTGaagattctttttcttattttcttcttcttcttcttcttctactatCCTTTCATCCAACTTCATTATCTTCCGTGCTGTTAAGAAACAGTT is from Meles meles chromosome 1, mMelMel3.1 paternal haplotype, whole genome shotgun sequence and encodes:
- the CDCA8 gene encoding borealin; its protein translation is MAPARKGGSRVAKTNSVRSRKLASFLRDFDREVQIRSKQIQSDRQNLLKEMDNLYNIEILRLPKALREMNWLDYFALGGSKQALEEAATADLDITEINRLTAEAIQTPLKSVKTRKIMKLDERIVEEEEEEENKKKNLQTSRVKRCPPSKKRTQSIQGKGKSKRSSHYNTVTPAVGRLELSMVKPTPGLTPRFDSRVFKTPGLRTPAARERIYNVSMNGSPLADSREIFLTVPVGGGESMRLLASDLQRMDIAQLDPEALGNIKKLSSRLAQICSSIRTHK